The following proteins are co-located in the Rhodococcus opacus B4 genome:
- a CDS encoding MFS transporter produces the protein MSHNSGPVKDSTASGARSVVLTCLAITILDGVDLIMFGAVLPTLLETDQWGITTATAGLIGSLSLFGMMAGAMLAGYITDLIGRRPVVLACIVSFSVFTGLCALAPNLEAFGLFRLIAGLGFGGALPTLIALTQEYVKIDRRQFYNGVIQTGFPIGGVLVSIAAIFMIPAFGWKSMFAAGGILGVVLFVIAFRYLPESIAFLTSKGRHDEARTLAQRYSADADAESGMALEQSGGADTERKSGLKLLFAPGYRIATIMFPLITFFGLLVSYGMNTWIPQMLRASGYDLGSALTFLLAFNLGSGFGMVVITGLADRLGSRPVISVSFIGGALAVSALTLQPAQALVFALVLLIGFCASSTTGVYGFVGVYYPAAARGTALGLAVGLGRLGGVCGPILTGLIMSSALGANWAYYAFAFAGVAAAVLVSLVPRSTRAAVTAPATVEKAAELA, from the coding sequence ATGTCGCACAACTCCGGTCCGGTGAAAGACAGTACCGCCTCGGGTGCCCGATCCGTGGTCCTGACCTGCCTGGCCATCACGATCCTCGACGGTGTCGACCTCATCATGTTCGGAGCCGTCCTGCCGACGTTGCTGGAGACCGATCAGTGGGGAATCACCACCGCAACAGCGGGATTGATCGGCAGCCTGTCGCTGTTCGGTATGATGGCCGGCGCCATGCTGGCCGGCTACATCACCGATCTCATCGGCCGGCGACCCGTCGTACTCGCCTGCATCGTGAGCTTCAGCGTGTTCACCGGGCTGTGCGCCCTGGCCCCGAATCTGGAGGCATTCGGACTGTTCCGGCTGATAGCCGGCCTGGGCTTCGGCGGTGCACTCCCCACCCTGATCGCGCTCACACAGGAATACGTCAAGATCGATCGACGGCAGTTCTACAACGGCGTCATCCAGACCGGCTTCCCCATCGGAGGTGTCCTCGTCTCCATTGCTGCCATCTTCATGATCCCCGCCTTCGGATGGAAATCGATGTTCGCGGCGGGTGGGATCCTCGGCGTCGTCCTGTTCGTCATTGCATTCCGGTATTTGCCGGAATCGATCGCCTTCCTGACGAGCAAGGGTCGGCACGACGAGGCCCGTACGCTGGCGCAGCGCTACTCGGCCGATGCGGACGCCGAGTCGGGAATGGCTCTCGAACAGTCGGGAGGCGCTGATACCGAGCGGAAGTCGGGACTGAAGCTTCTCTTCGCGCCGGGCTACCGGATCGCGACGATCATGTTCCCACTCATCACCTTCTTCGGACTCCTCGTCTCCTACGGCATGAATACGTGGATTCCGCAGATGCTGCGAGCGTCCGGCTACGACCTCGGGTCCGCTCTGACCTTCCTGCTCGCATTCAACCTCGGCAGCGGGTTCGGCATGGTGGTCATCACGGGTCTGGCGGATCGGCTGGGATCGCGCCCGGTGATCTCGGTGAGCTTCATCGGTGGTGCGCTCGCAGTCTCCGCGCTGACCCTGCAGCCGGCACAGGCGCTCGTGTTCGCGCTGGTTCTACTGATCGGTTTCTGTGCTTCGTCCACGACGGGTGTCTACGGATTCGTCGGGGTCTACTACCCGGCTGCCGCGCGTGGCACGGCGCTCGGGTTGGCGGTCGGCCTCGGACGGCTGGGTGGCGTGTGCGGCCCCATCCTCACCGGCCTGATCATGAGTTCGGCCCTGGGAGCGAACTGGGCCTACTACGCGTTCGCATTCGCCGGAGTGGCTGCCGCAGTGCTGGTGTCGCTGGTTCCCCGATCCACTCGAGCCGCGGTCACAGCGCCCGCCACCGTCGAGAAGGCTGCGGAACTCGCATGA
- a CDS encoding flavin reductase family protein has product MRGRDVSTQLDGVNTRALRDVLGHFCSGVTVVTAMDGDEPAGFTCQSFSALSLDPPRVLLCPSKRSTSWPTIRTAATFCINVLAAGQQGLSDRFAVSGGPKFDGVPWHPAERGAPILEGAAAWFEVALDVEHDGGDHLIAVAAMLDFGADPATEPLLFHRSRYRGIVDSSR; this is encoded by the coding sequence ATGAGAGGACGAGACGTGTCGACGCAATTGGACGGTGTGAACACTCGGGCGCTCCGTGACGTCCTGGGGCATTTCTGTTCCGGCGTGACGGTGGTGACGGCAATGGACGGGGACGAACCGGCGGGGTTCACCTGTCAGTCGTTCTCGGCGCTGTCGCTGGATCCGCCCCGGGTATTGCTGTGCCCGAGCAAACGCTCGACGAGCTGGCCCACGATCCGCACCGCCGCGACGTTCTGCATCAACGTGCTCGCCGCGGGGCAACAGGGCCTCAGCGACCGCTTCGCGGTATCGGGAGGGCCGAAGTTCGACGGAGTGCCGTGGCACCCGGCCGAGCGCGGAGCGCCGATCCTGGAGGGTGCGGCGGCCTGGTTCGAGGTGGCACTCGATGTGGAGCACGACGGCGGCGATCACCTGATTGCCGTCGCCGCGATGCTCGACTTCGGGGCCGACCCGGCTACCGAACCTCTGCTCTTCCATCGGAGCCGATACAGGGGGATCGTGGATTCGAGCCGCTGA
- a CDS encoding thiolase C-terminal domain-containing protein gives MTDTFLRGAAAVVGVSEFHYKRGESPDSELRMTLRAIVEAAADAGVPPREIDGFVSYGGGENDGTVVGASLMSHRIRWSNMIWGGGGGGAAAAITNAAIAIAAGQARCVVVYRAMAQQDSGRLGYARHHFDGHMLPHGVGSPAQACALRTRRMLEHDGVPESAMRSLVLADYFHAQRNPSAAAFGRPLDEAGYEASRMIVEPYRLYDCSRENDGAVALILVSADRAETLGPNPAYVLAGSQGAVGGYAVDTENDLDYTSAGFSGAAGVAETLWADADLGPDQVDVVQVYENFSGSGVAALIDHSLCPRGAEAGKVMTVDNLTAPHGLLPVNTSGGNLADSFVNGMGLAVEAVRQVRGTSTNQVPDAAVSLFIGGPMAALSSSVLLCTRDVL, from the coding sequence ATGACCGATACATTTCTCCGCGGGGCGGCCGCCGTGGTGGGCGTCAGCGAGTTCCACTACAAGCGAGGAGAATCGCCCGACAGCGAACTCCGGATGACGCTGCGGGCGATCGTCGAGGCGGCAGCCGACGCCGGCGTGCCACCACGCGAGATCGACGGCTTCGTGTCGTACGGCGGCGGCGAGAACGACGGGACCGTCGTGGGAGCGTCGCTCATGTCGCACCGGATTCGATGGTCCAACATGATCTGGGGAGGCGGCGGCGGTGGCGCGGCCGCGGCGATCACGAACGCGGCGATCGCCATCGCTGCAGGGCAGGCGCGCTGTGTCGTCGTCTATCGCGCAATGGCGCAACAGGATTCCGGCCGCCTCGGTTATGCCAGGCACCACTTCGACGGCCACATGCTCCCGCACGGGGTCGGGTCACCGGCGCAAGCCTGCGCGCTGCGCACCCGGCGGATGCTCGAACACGACGGTGTCCCGGAATCCGCGATGAGGTCTCTGGTGCTCGCCGACTACTTCCATGCCCAGCGAAATCCGTCTGCCGCGGCATTCGGCCGTCCCCTCGACGAAGCCGGCTACGAGGCGTCCCGGATGATCGTCGAACCGTACCGGCTCTACGACTGCTCACGGGAGAACGACGGCGCGGTCGCCTTGATCCTGGTCTCCGCGGATCGCGCCGAGACGCTGGGACCGAATCCGGCGTACGTGCTGGCCGGTAGTCAGGGCGCGGTGGGCGGCTATGCCGTCGACACCGAGAACGATCTCGACTACACCTCGGCCGGATTCTCCGGCGCCGCCGGGGTCGCGGAGACTCTCTGGGCGGACGCCGACCTCGGTCCCGACCAGGTCGATGTCGTCCAGGTCTACGAGAACTTCAGCGGTTCGGGAGTGGCCGCGCTGATCGATCACTCGCTGTGCCCGCGGGGTGCCGAAGCCGGCAAGGTCATGACCGTTGACAACCTGACCGCGCCGCACGGGTTGCTCCCGGTGAACACCAGCGGTGGAAACCTGGCGGATTCCTTCGTCAACGGCATGGGTCTGGCCGTCGAAGCGGTTCGCCAGGTGCGGGGTACCTCCACCAACCAGGTTCCCGACGCGGCGGTATCTCTCTTCATCGGCGGGCCGATGGCCGCACTCTCGAGTTCGGTCCTTCTCTGTACGCGCGACGTGCTGTGA
- a CDS encoding SDR family NAD(P)-dependent oxidoreductase: MKLEGKVALITGAGSGLGREASQLFASEGAKVAVVDIDPERAKGTVALVEKHGGTAVAITADVRIEQQVIDAVAATLAAFGKLDIAWANAGIISRGGVPSVAGGEQVEFQDLTDADWQDVIGVNLSGVFYTAKAAVPALRANGGGVILATSSAASFVAYHSIAAYSATKAGVNGMVRGLSLDLGKYGIRVNAIAPTHGMSPNFLAPAGAPVVGRSYEQVAGPWNPEVSPIPLKLNRPPSLADNARAALFLVSDESAYISGVTLPTTDGGTLSRVAMMFPEDGNNPPPMVTGDE; this comes from the coding sequence ATGAAGCTCGAAGGTAAAGTCGCGCTGATCACCGGTGCCGGATCCGGTCTGGGCCGTGAGGCGTCGCAGTTGTTCGCATCGGAGGGCGCGAAGGTCGCGGTGGTCGATATCGATCCCGAGCGGGCGAAGGGCACGGTCGCGCTGGTGGAAAAGCACGGCGGCACAGCTGTCGCGATTACCGCCGACGTCCGGATCGAGCAGCAGGTGATCGACGCCGTCGCGGCGACGCTGGCGGCGTTCGGCAAGCTCGACATCGCCTGGGCCAACGCGGGAATCATCTCACGTGGTGGAGTTCCGTCGGTCGCCGGAGGCGAGCAGGTCGAGTTCCAGGATCTGACCGACGCGGACTGGCAGGACGTGATCGGTGTCAACCTGTCGGGTGTGTTCTACACCGCGAAGGCTGCGGTGCCTGCCCTGCGGGCCAACGGCGGGGGTGTCATCCTGGCGACGTCGTCGGCGGCGTCGTTCGTGGCCTACCACAGCATCGCTGCGTACTCGGCGACGAAAGCCGGTGTGAACGGGATGGTTCGGGGTTTGAGTCTGGATCTGGGAAAGTACGGAATCCGAGTCAACGCCATCGCGCCGACGCACGGTATGTCCCCGAACTTCCTGGCTCCGGCAGGCGCGCCGGTGGTCGGTCGGTCCTATGAGCAGGTAGCGGGACCCTGGAATCCCGAGGTGTCGCCGATTCCGCTGAAGCTCAACCGCCCGCCGTCGTTGGCGGACAACGCGCGGGCCGCGCTGTTCCTGGTCTCCGACGAGTCGGCCTACATCTCGGGTGTGACCCTGCCGACCACCGACGGCGGCACATTGTCCCGCGTGGCGATGATGTTCCCGGAGGACGGCAACAACCCTCCGCCCATGGTCACCGGCGACGAGTGA
- a CDS encoding PPOX class F420-dependent oxidoreductase encodes MTIPPFDPRTLLAESRLGVLATIKSDGRPQLSPVTPFYDREADVLYVSMTEGRAKTANLRRDPRSTLEVTAPDGRSWATADGTALLTGPGTDPRGPEVEALVRYYRAAAGEHPDWDEYRSVMVSDRRVLMTMTVHHVYGARIG; translated from the coding sequence ATGACCATTCCACCGTTCGACCCGCGCACGCTTCTCGCGGAAAGCCGACTCGGCGTCCTTGCGACGATCAAGTCGGACGGCCGCCCCCAGCTCTCCCCCGTCACGCCCTTCTACGACCGGGAGGCCGACGTCCTCTACGTCTCGATGACCGAGGGACGGGCCAAGACGGCGAACCTGCGCCGGGACCCGCGCTCCACGCTCGAGGTCACCGCCCCCGACGGCCGGTCCTGGGCTACTGCCGACGGCACTGCCCTGCTCACCGGACCTGGGACCGACCCCCGAGGCCCCGAGGTCGAGGCCCTGGTGCGCTACTACCGCGCCGCCGCCGGTGAGCACCCGGACTGGGACGAGTACCGGTCCGTGATGGTGTCCGACCGCAGGGTGCTCATGACGATGACGGTGCACCACGTGTACGGCGCCAGGATCGGCTGA
- a CDS encoding DMT family transporter, whose amino-acid sequence MSSAVCTTTGGPGAPSCSPLGARSCSPAEGRDFVIGITLSTLSGLAFGAQTLVHSRPVPGLRSQVLVGVSFTIAGILCMPWAAASGVAFDTMTPTAWTALALLTFVSTLLGFIAYYTGLHRGVHPTTAGVSTAVEPVVAGVLAVLVLGEHLTVLTAAGMALILAGVLLVRPRTDSAEAPTPPGP is encoded by the coding sequence GTGAGCTCCGCCGTTTGCACCACAACTGGCGGACCTGGCGCACCATCCTGCTCACCGCTGGGTGCTCGGTCGTGTTCGCCGGCGGAGGGGCGCGACTTCGTTATCGGAATCACCTTGTCGACGCTGTCGGGCCTCGCTTTCGGAGCCCAGACTCTGGTCCACAGCCGACCGGTCCCGGGCCTGAGGTCACAGGTCCTCGTCGGGGTGTCATTCACCATCGCCGGCATCCTCTGCATGCCGTGGGCAGCCGCCAGCGGCGTCGCCTTCGACACAATGACGCCGACGGCCTGGACGGCACTGGCGTTGCTGACGTTCGTGTCGACCCTTCTCGGGTTTATCGCCTACTACACCGGACTGCACCGGGGTGTCCACCCCACCACAGCAGGGGTATCGACGGCCGTCGAACCCGTGGTCGCCGGCGTACTGGCAGTACTCGTCCTCGGCGAGCACCTGACCGTCCTCACGGCAGCCGGCATGGCGCTGATCCTGGCCGGCGTCCTGCTTGTCCGGCCCCGCACCGATTCCGCCGAAGCTCCAACTCCCCCCGGACCGTGA
- a CDS encoding Zn-ribbon domain-containing OB-fold protein, which yields MTPSAELAREFPATALVGPYADGLDLPYWEGLRAGELRLQRCGECGLWIWGPRWMCGRCQVFDPDWVAVEAVGRVFSWSRTWHSFVPELAGELPFVTVLVELPHAGGRRVLGLLTEDGAADIAIGDAVRGIIQQPADSPWPLLRWQRASTSSETERGEHR from the coding sequence ATGACTCCGAGTGCGGAGCTGGCCCGCGAGTTCCCGGCGACGGCGCTGGTCGGTCCGTACGCGGACGGCCTGGACCTGCCCTACTGGGAGGGTCTGCGGGCGGGTGAGCTTCGCCTGCAGAGGTGCGGCGAGTGTGGGCTGTGGATCTGGGGACCACGCTGGATGTGCGGGCGGTGCCAGGTGTTCGACCCGGACTGGGTGGCTGTGGAAGCGGTCGGACGGGTCTTCTCGTGGTCTCGGACCTGGCACTCCTTCGTCCCGGAACTGGCGGGCGAACTGCCGTTCGTCACGGTTCTCGTCGAATTGCCGCACGCCGGGGGACGCCGGGTCCTCGGCCTGCTGACGGAGGACGGAGCCGCCGACATCGCCATCGGTGACGCGGTCAGGGGGATCATCCAGCAGCCCGCCGACTCGCCCTGGCCGCTGCTCCGCTGGCAACGCGCGAGCACCTCGTCCGAGACCGAGCGGGGCGAACACCGATGA
- a CDS encoding DUF1059 domain-containing protein, whose protein sequence is MKMKTRLTCPCGVAITGTDEDDLVARTQAHLTESHPGMEYSRDEILFIAY, encoded by the coding sequence ATGAAGATGAAGACAAGATTGACGTGCCCGTGTGGAGTGGCGATCACCGGCACGGACGAAGACGACCTGGTTGCGCGGACGCAGGCGCACCTGACCGAGTCGCATCCGGGAATGGAGTACTCGCGAGACGAGATCCTCTTCATCGCGTACTAG
- a CDS encoding TetR/AcrR family transcriptional regulator, giving the protein MARPARPLISRGSTIAASIEIIDTEGMDAFSLPRVAKHLNVSTSSLYHHFADRRELMTEVAKEIMLEAVVPDHVPGKDWVEWFVDLSLNYRDAILRHPNAALVLVQFLPRDILTSTYEKCARILDDSGVPASLHVVILDGLEKLSLATTLTDLMRHPFENREIFPNVDARRHPTLTRALATNRWSSRELFVVTIRSFLAGVVSREPASVSDVSGRNVVGS; this is encoded by the coding sequence ATGGCACGACCGGCAAGGCCGCTGATCAGTCGGGGTTCGACGATCGCGGCCAGCATCGAGATCATCGACACCGAAGGAATGGATGCGTTCAGTCTGCCGCGCGTCGCCAAGCATCTGAACGTGAGTACGTCGTCGCTGTATCACCATTTCGCCGATCGTCGTGAACTCATGACCGAGGTGGCGAAGGAGATCATGCTGGAAGCGGTCGTCCCCGACCATGTACCAGGCAAGGACTGGGTGGAGTGGTTCGTCGACCTCAGCCTCAATTACCGCGACGCGATTCTCCGCCATCCCAACGCCGCGCTCGTGCTGGTGCAGTTCCTTCCCCGGGACATTCTCACGAGCACATATGAGAAGTGCGCTCGAATTCTCGATGACTCGGGTGTACCGGCGTCTCTGCACGTGGTGATCTTGGATGGGCTGGAGAAACTTTCGCTCGCGACCACCCTCACCGACCTGATGCGCCACCCGTTCGAGAACAGGGAGATCTTCCCGAACGTCGATGCGCGCAGGCATCCCACGCTCACCCGCGCGCTGGCGACGAACCGGTGGTCGTCCCGTGAGCTCTTCGTCGTCACGATCCGCAGCTTCCTTGCCGGTGTGGTGAGTAGGGAGCCGGCGAGCGTGAGTGACGTGAGCGGACGGAATGTCGTCGGGTCCTGA
- a CDS encoding aromatic ring-hydroxylating oxygenase subunit alpha, translating into MVYTDLPYDEATKTGFARAMFDHLDGGTTDMAPEILEVDPRVYTDPELAARERAELFGYVPIIAAHSTELPGKNDFLTVQLPNNEVVLVRQADGGVRGFVNTCRHRGARLVPDDAGTRRIFSCRYHGWAYGSDGSLRSIADESTFGSVDRSCMSLLEIPVEERHGFIWAVDSAAGDRKIDVAEWLGLEFDESLAAMEMDKYTCYVAQNFDVDINWKVLMDAFLDGYHITSTHAGTVAPYFYNNAQFWEPMGRHGRMVTARKSIDTVRGEAPDAASIDRHITVAHFLMPNMTVLRQPDHLEVLNFVPAPGAAVGTRMQMRLLTREPAVTDEQKARWDKNWSILLAVLRDEDLVVNEGLQRAVANTDIGPLYFGRNEIANQHFHEWMARAFEDPRRWG; encoded by the coding sequence ATGGTTTATACCGATCTGCCGTACGACGAGGCGACGAAGACCGGGTTCGCCCGAGCCATGTTCGATCACCTCGATGGCGGCACCACCGACATGGCGCCGGAGATCCTCGAGGTCGATCCTCGCGTCTACACCGATCCGGAACTCGCGGCGCGGGAGCGCGCCGAACTGTTCGGATACGTTCCGATCATCGCCGCGCACAGTACCGAACTTCCCGGCAAGAACGACTTCCTGACCGTCCAGCTGCCCAACAATGAAGTTGTCCTGGTTCGGCAGGCCGACGGCGGCGTTCGCGGTTTCGTGAACACCTGCCGCCACCGTGGCGCCCGGCTCGTCCCCGACGACGCGGGCACGAGGCGGATATTCTCGTGCCGCTATCACGGGTGGGCGTACGGGAGCGACGGCAGCCTGCGCTCGATCGCGGACGAATCGACATTCGGATCGGTCGATCGCAGCTGCATGAGTCTGTTGGAGATTCCGGTCGAGGAGCGGCACGGGTTCATCTGGGCCGTCGACTCCGCGGCGGGTGATCGCAAGATCGACGTCGCGGAGTGGCTCGGCCTGGAGTTCGACGAGTCCCTCGCCGCCATGGAGATGGACAAGTACACCTGTTACGTAGCCCAGAACTTCGATGTGGACATCAACTGGAAGGTCCTGATGGACGCCTTCCTCGACGGCTACCACATCACCTCGACCCACGCCGGAACTGTCGCCCCCTACTTCTACAACAACGCGCAGTTCTGGGAGCCGATGGGCAGGCACGGGCGGATGGTGACAGCGCGCAAGAGCATCGACACGGTTCGAGGTGAGGCGCCCGACGCCGCGTCGATCGATCGGCACATCACCGTTGCGCACTTCCTGATGCCGAACATGACCGTCCTGCGCCAACCGGATCACCTGGAGGTTCTCAACTTCGTCCCCGCGCCGGGTGCGGCCGTCGGAACCCGGATGCAGATGCGGCTCCTCACGCGGGAACCCGCGGTGACGGACGAGCAGAAGGCGCGGTGGGACAAGAACTGGAGCATTCTCCTGGCCGTGCTTCGCGACGAGGACCTCGTCGTCAACGAAGGCCTGCAGAGGGCCGTCGCGAATACCGACATCGGACCGCTCTATTTCGGACGCAACGAGATTGCCAACCAGCACTTTCACGAATGGATGGCGCGCGCGTTCGAAGATCCGCGCAGGTGGGGCTGA
- a CDS encoding aldehyde dehydrogenase family protein — protein sequence MKCDLYVDGTWTASASAERIDVVDPTTEERIGDVPAGSSEDVDLAVAAARRALPSWSQTEPNVRAEFVSRLADELERRQDQITDIVVAEVGTPRRVARWAQVGLGIVDLREAVTAAENFPFEEALRNSLIVREPVGVIGCITPWNYPLHQITAKLGAALVTGCTVVVKASEVAPFTARALAEAVDAVGIPAGVFNLVHGYGPIVGEAIAVHPDIDMVSFTGSNSVGKRVLELAAGTVKRVSVELGGKSAAVLLDDLDADDFAKAVQHTVRACFMNGGQSCNAQTRMVVPRSRLAESEELAAEAVAAYIPGDPTDGDTKLGPMVTAAQRERVLGYIRTGVKEGAKLVAGSVDAPTGTGYFVEPTVFSEVDPDATIAQEEIFGPVLSIIPYDTPGHAVEIANGRIFGIAGAVWSSDPERAKSVARKLRATQIEVNGGKFNGAAPFGGFKQSGHGREGGSFGLEEFTEIKSLQL from the coding sequence GTGAAATGTGATCTGTACGTGGACGGCACATGGACTGCCTCCGCGAGTGCCGAGCGTATCGACGTGGTCGATCCGACCACCGAGGAGCGGATCGGGGACGTGCCCGCCGGATCGTCGGAGGATGTCGATCTCGCGGTGGCCGCCGCGCGACGGGCGTTGCCGTCGTGGTCGCAGACCGAGCCGAACGTTCGGGCCGAGTTCGTCTCGCGGCTGGCCGACGAACTGGAACGACGGCAGGACCAGATCACGGACATCGTCGTCGCCGAGGTCGGCACCCCGCGCAGGGTTGCCCGCTGGGCGCAGGTCGGACTGGGCATCGTCGACCTGCGTGAGGCCGTGACCGCTGCCGAAAACTTCCCGTTCGAAGAAGCGCTCCGCAATTCTCTGATCGTGCGGGAGCCGGTCGGTGTGATCGGGTGCATCACGCCCTGGAACTACCCGTTGCACCAGATCACCGCCAAGCTCGGCGCGGCGCTCGTGACCGGGTGCACGGTGGTCGTCAAGGCCAGTGAGGTCGCGCCGTTCACCGCCCGGGCCCTCGCCGAAGCGGTCGACGCGGTAGGCATCCCCGCCGGCGTGTTCAACCTCGTCCACGGATACGGACCGATCGTCGGCGAGGCGATCGCCGTGCACCCGGACATCGACATGGTCAGCTTCACCGGATCGAATTCGGTCGGAAAACGAGTCCTCGAACTGGCCGCGGGAACCGTGAAGCGAGTGTCGGTCGAACTGGGCGGCAAGAGCGCGGCGGTGCTGCTCGACGACCTCGATGCCGACGACTTCGCGAAGGCGGTGCAGCACACCGTACGTGCCTGCTTCATGAACGGCGGACAGTCCTGCAATGCACAGACTCGGATGGTCGTACCGCGCTCTCGCCTCGCCGAGTCCGAGGAACTCGCCGCAGAGGCGGTCGCCGCCTATATTCCGGGCGACCCGACCGACGGCGACACGAAGCTCGGCCCCATGGTCACGGCGGCTCAGCGCGAGCGGGTTCTCGGCTATATCCGCACCGGAGTCAAGGAGGGCGCGAAACTCGTCGCCGGCTCCGTCGACGCGCCCACCGGCACCGGCTATTTCGTGGAGCCGACCGTGTTCTCCGAGGTGGACCCGGATGCCACCATCGCGCAGGAGGAGATCTTCGGTCCGGTGCTGTCGATCATCCCGTACGACACACCAGGACACGCGGTCGAGATCGCGAACGGCAGGATCTTCGGCATCGCCGGTGCTGTGTGGTCTTCCGACCCGGAGCGTGCGAAGTCGGTCGCGCGGAAGCTGCGTGCAACGCAGATCGAAGTCAACGGCGGAAAGTTCAACGGTGCAGCGCCGTTCGGCGGGTTCAAGCAGTCCGGCCACGGTCGCGAGGGCGGATCGTTCGGCCTCGAGGAATTCACCGAAATCAAGAGTCTCCAGCTGTAG
- a CDS encoding LysR family transcriptional regulator, whose translation MEIDPRRLRYLLAVARAGGILAAADELHMTPSAVSQQIARLERETGQVLMTRTPQGSVLTEEGTLLAEAAQDIERTLAGVRSRLQRGDAELHGRMRIACFQSFLSVVIAPALPQWRSKLPGVAFDLVETELEPHLRSLKDGEFDAAIVELDAEASATAPPAGVAEVPLFDEPWKLVVPAGTLITDITDLERTPLPWLGEPKAATAFPARRLRHVAGGTKYIVHRYFGSQTALALVAAGEGMTVLPALALQGMLLEGVDVIDVPGLGTRRVVLRSYPRGKTADNLVAAVTTLLREATSTLDSGSRIDFTG comes from the coding sequence ATGGAGATCGATCCGCGACGGTTGCGTTACCTGCTGGCGGTGGCGCGGGCAGGTGGGATTCTGGCGGCCGCCGACGAGCTGCACATGACCCCTTCGGCGGTGTCGCAGCAGATAGCGCGGCTCGAACGTGAGACCGGTCAGGTGCTGATGACGCGAACCCCGCAGGGCTCGGTGCTGACGGAGGAGGGGACGCTGCTCGCGGAGGCGGCCCAAGATATCGAGCGAACACTGGCCGGGGTGCGGTCACGGCTGCAGCGGGGCGACGCGGAGCTCCACGGCCGGATGCGCATCGCGTGCTTCCAGAGCTTCTTGTCGGTCGTGATCGCCCCCGCCCTACCGCAGTGGCGCAGCAAACTGCCGGGGGTCGCGTTCGACCTCGTCGAGACCGAACTGGAACCTCATCTGCGGTCTCTCAAGGACGGCGAATTCGACGCCGCCATAGTCGAACTCGATGCAGAAGCGTCCGCGACCGCTCCGCCCGCCGGCGTCGCCGAGGTTCCTCTATTCGACGAGCCCTGGAAATTGGTGGTTCCGGCTGGAACGCTGATCACCGACATCACCGACCTCGAACGCACACCCCTGCCGTGGCTGGGTGAGCCCAAGGCTGCGACCGCCTTCCCCGCGCGAAGACTGCGGCATGTAGCGGGCGGCACCAAGTACATCGTGCACCGCTACTTCGGAAGCCAGACCGCACTGGCGCTGGTTGCCGCGGGGGAGGGGATGACCGTGCTGCCGGCACTCGCGTTGCAGGGGATGCTGCTCGAGGGCGTCGATGTCATCGACGTGCCCGGACTCGGCACCCGTCGGGTCGTGCTCCGCAGCTACCCCCGAGGAAAGACCGCCGACAACCTGGTGGCCGCGGTCACCACCTTGCTTCGGGAGGCCACGTCAACTCTGGACTCCGGCAGCCGAATTGATTTCACAGGGTGA
- a CDS encoding lipocalin-like domain-containing protein, with protein sequence MAVTGEKPAMSPRSDIPIADRIVGSWELVEYSTTSDTGTVGHPLGPDARGLIIYSADGFMSAQIMRPGRTLYRSANVHRGETSERGEAAGGYLAYSGPYHVDETNSAVWHEMAVSLYPNWIGDNQKRHVRFDGDRMTLSSDPLVFRTTTLLPALVWRRTAPMPAGSRPHHGETENHAHRRR encoded by the coding sequence ATGGCAGTGACAGGAGAGAAACCGGCGATGAGCCCCCGGTCCGACATCCCGATCGCGGACCGAATCGTCGGGTCCTGGGAACTCGTCGAGTACTCGACGACGTCCGACACGGGCACCGTCGGCCATCCGCTCGGGCCGGACGCTCGCGGACTGATCATCTACTCGGCGGACGGGTTCATGTCGGCGCAGATCATGCGCCCCGGCCGGACCCTGTACCGGTCGGCGAATGTGCACCGCGGCGAGACGAGTGAACGCGGCGAGGCGGCCGGCGGCTACCTGGCGTATTCGGGCCCGTACCACGTCGACGAGACGAACTCCGCCGTATGGCACGAGATGGCGGTATCGCTGTATCCGAACTGGATCGGCGACAACCAGAAGCGTCATGTGCGCTTCGACGGCGACCGGATGACCCTCTCGTCGGATCCACTGGTGTTCCGCACGACCACCCTGCTGCCCGCGCTGGTCTGGCGGCGCACCGCGCCGATGCCGGCCGGCTCCCGCCCCCACCACGGAGAAACGGAGAACCATGCGCATCGTCGTCGATAA